DNA from Ignavibacteria bacterium:
CTTTTATTATTTCTTCTTCAAGAAGCTTGGGAATTGGAAAAATGTGTGAGTTAAAATCGCCGATGGTGAGATTAAAAACTTTCTCGCCGTTTCTAATTTTTTCGTTAAGCTCATTTGCAAGCTTTACAATTTCGGAGAAAATTAAATTCTCCGCCATATCGGAAACTTTTAAGTTCAGTTCTTTTTCCATTAAATAACTTTTATTGAATAAAAAATTAATTATGCGTTTACTGATTCGTTCTGAAACATCTTGCTGAATTCTCTTTTCTTTCTGTTCTTCCAATTGCCTTTATGATAAGCATATCCTGAAATCAACGGCATCGCAATTGTTGCTTCGCAGTAGACCATTTGTTCGTAGGTCATGTCAACTTTTCCCCATGAGCTTGCTTCTTTCAATGTTGAACCTGAAAGCGCACCATCTCTATCGTCTGCAACAGTAACCTGAATTGCATACTTGTGCATCGGGACATCTTTGCCTAATATCTCTGCTGCAACAACAGTATCCTGCGCAAAGTTTTTCGGGACACCTCCGCCAATCATGTATAAGCCGGTTTCAAAAGCATCAAGCTTTAATTTTGTAAGCTCAAGAAAATCTTTTGCCGAGTCAATAGAAACATGCGAATCGGGATTATGAAACTGATGATGAACCAATCCGAATCCTGCAGAACAGTCCGAGAACGCAGGCACAAAAATCGGAACATTGTGTTCATATGCAGCAAGCACAACAGAGTCTTTATTCTTTCCGTTCTTTGAGAGATACTCACCCATGTGCCATATAAACTCACGTGATGAGTATGGTCTTCTTTCAAGAGTGTCACATAGATTTCCGATTATCATATCGCACTCTCTTAAGTCTTCTTCATCGATATATGTATCATAAATTCTGTCAATCATTAATTCACGCAAAACATTATCATCTGCAAACTGATTTCCTTTATAATGTTTGAAGCCAAGTCCTTCAAAGAAATCCTGGTCAACCATAATAGCGCCCGTTGAAACGATTGCATCAACCATGTTATTGCGAACCATGTCCACTACAACATTTTTTAATCCTGCTGAAAAAAGTGAGCCTGCTAAACACAACATAACTGAACAATTAGGGTCAGAAAGCATCATGTCATAATACTCGGCAGCTTTTGCCAAATCTCTCGATGAAAAAGCCATGTCTTTCATGTCATCAACAAGCGGAACTACATTATGTTTTTTGATGTCAATGTGCTGGATTGTCTCTTTTAGGAAGTCTTTCTTTGTCGCCATATCTCGATAAATTTAAATAAATTAATGTTTGATAAATATATGTATTTTAAAAGGTTTAATAAATGAAAAAGGGGCTTCCCGCCCCTTAAATAATTGTAAAATTTAGGAAATTATTTTAGCAACATCATTTTCTTTACATCTGAGAAATTGTTTGATTCGAGTTTGTAAATATAAACTCCCGAAGCTAAGTTTGATGCGTTGAAATCAAAGTCATATGTTCCTGCAATGAGGTTTTCGTTTATTAGAGTTGCAACCTCTTTGCCGAGTGAGTTATAAACTTTCAGCTTTACGTGTCCTGTTACGGGAACTTCGAACTTAATCGAAGTGCTCGGATTGAACGGATTAGGATAGTTCTGATGAAGCTTGAAGCTTGCAGGAACTTCAGTTGATGTGTTTACGATTCCTGTCGGGTTATCGGCGCCTTCACCAACATTCAAAACTTCTTTTTGCCCGCTTGCATCATTCTGAACGAATGCAACTGTAGAAACAAGAGAGTCAATCCATGATGCCTGTCTTTTATATTTAAATATAAACTGATGCGTTCCTGCGCTTGTCGGCAATGTTGTTCCGGTCATATCAGGCAAACCCAATAAAAATACATGCGGAAAATACATTTCGCCGTTTGAACCGGGAGGAGTAACATATTGAATATATTTCTGCGTTGCCATTACTCTCAGCTTATAATCACCTGCAGGCAAATTTGAAGGAATGTTTATTGTAACTGTCGCTCTTATTGTATCTCCGGCAATCCTCTGGTCTATAACTGTAATCAAAACCTGCGGAGTAATTGCTTTCCTTGTGTTAAATGCATTATCAAGATTTGTCTGGTTGAATGGCCAGATATCAGCAAAGCAATTTCCGTCACCTTTAAGCCAAGGAACAGCATTAACGTCTGAATAATATCCTCCCCTTCTTTGTTCTACTTGGGTCGGATTTGCATTATACATCGGGTCAAAGCCGGGAAAGTTTGTATGATATTTTATTCCGATTATGCTGTCACCTTTGGATTCCATATATGCTCTCAACGTCGGGTTACTTGCAGCGCATGGTCCGCATGAAGCATTTGTAAACTCTTCAAATAAAACTTTTTTATTTTGTGCATAGCCTGTACCGGATACTATGACCACAATCAAAATCAGTAATAATTTTTTCATAGCAAGATATTTAATTTATTAAAACTTAGTGAAAATTTATCAAAAATTAAAGATTTTAAACCATTAAAATTTAACATTATATTCCCATTTTATGAATAGAAAGTAATATATAGAAAATATAAATTATGACCGTAAAATATGAATAAAATACTGTAAATACAGATATTTTTATGCAAAAGCGAAAAGAGTTTTTTTTCAATAGAGAGTTAAGCTGGATTGAATTTAACCGAAGAGTCCTCGAGGAAGCTCAGGATATCACAAACCCTCTTCTCGAAAGAGTAAAATTTCTTTCAATATTCTCAAACAATCTCGATGAGTTTTTTATGATTCGCGTATCGGGATTGAAACGTCAGATTGTCAGCGACGTGAACGAACTTTCTGTTGACGGAATGAGCGCGCAAGAGCAGATTACCGAAATCTGGAATAAACTTGTTCCGCTTGTCGATGAACAATACAAAACTTTTAACGAAGTCATTACCCCGCAGCTCAGAGAAAACAACATCAACATTTTTAAATATGATGAGCTGATTGAATCCGATAAATTGGCCGTCAATGAATATTTCGATAAAGAACTCTTTCCAATTTTAACTCCTCTTGCAATTGACAACGTTCATCCGTTTCCGAATCTTGTAAACAGAAGTCTTGCGCTTGCAATTATTCTCGATGACCCGACTACTGACGAGAACGAAGAAAAAGTTTGTGTAATCCAGATACCGAGCAACATTCCAAGGTTTTACAAAATTAACACTCTTGAAGGATACCAATATATTTCAACTGAAGAAATAATCCGCGCAAACGTTAATAAGCTTTTTCCGGGAATGCACTCAACCGATTGTTTTAGTTTCAGAATCACACGCAATGCAGATCTTGAACTTGAAGAAGAAGAAGCGGATGATTTATTAAAATTAATCGAGGAAGAAGTTAAAAAAAGAAGATTGGGAATCCTTATCCGTCTTGAAGTCGATAAAAAAATGCCTGATAAGCTTTTGAATTTTCTTGTAAACCTTTTAAAAGTTAAAGAATACGAAATCTATAAAATGGATGGCTTAATGAACTTAGCCGACCTTATGGAATTATATAAAATAGATTTACGTAATCTTAAATATGAGGGTTTTACTCCGCGCATATCTTCTTACTTTAGGGAAGCGGAGGATGATTTCTTTAAAGCAATTTCACAGCGTGATATACTGCTTCATCATCCATTTTATTCTTTCTCATCTGTCAGCGAGTTCGTTGCGCAAGCAGCGGAAGACCCTAATGTTTATGCAATAAAGCTTACATTATATAGAACAAGCGGTGACTCCCCTATTATTAAGTCATTAATTGAAGCTGCCGAAAACGGCAAGCAGGTAACAGCAGTAGTTGAATTGAAAGCACGCTTCGATGAAGAGAACAATATCATCTGGGCGCGCGCACTTGAGAAAGCAGGTGTGCATGTCGTATACGGACTTGTCGGTTTGAAAACTCACTGCAAGCTTGCGCTTGTTGTCAGAAAAGAAGAAGGCGGAATGCGCAGATACCTGCATATGGGAACGGGAAATTACAATCCTGCAACATCAAAAATTTATACTGACTTTGGATTATTCACATGTAATGAAAGCTTTGGAAAAGATGCATCGAATTTGTTTAATTATCTGACGGGCTATTCAAAGCAATTAAATTTTGAAAAATTCATAGTTGCCCCGGTATTCTTAAGAAAAAAATTACTCTCATTAATTGATAAAGAAATTGCATCTCATAAAGAATATGGTAACGGAAGAATTATTGTAAAAAATAATGCGTTGATGGATAACGATATTATTTTAAAATTATATGAAGCTTCCAAAGCAGGTGTTAAAATCGACATGATAGTCCGCGGAATTTGTTCGCTTAAGCCAAACATCGAAGGACTTAGCGAAAATATTATGGTGCAGAGTATTGTCGGAAGATTTTTGGAGCACAGCAGGGCATATTATTTCAATAATAACGGGAATTCTTCTGTATATCTCGGAAGCGCCGACTGGATGGAAAGAAATTTTGACAGACGCGTCGAAGTATTATTCCCGATTGAAGATAAAGGAATTAAAGAAGACATTATTGAAATACTTGAATTATATTTAAGCGATAATGTCAAATCAAGAGTTTTGCTTCCCGATGGCAGTTATATCAGAAAGCGAAGAAATGCAAGCGATCAGAAAATAAATATTCAGGAATATTTTTTGAAAAAGGTAAAGAGCAAACACGAAAAGGAAATCAAGGAAGAAGTCCGAAAAAAAGTTATGGAACACGACGCATTGAAAATAAAAATTTACGATTAACGATACTTGCCAAAACGAACCGACATTAAATCCATTCTCATAATCGGCAGCGGACCTATTGTTATCGGTCAGGCATGCGAGTTTGATTATTCAGGAACACAAGCCGTCAAAGCCCTCAAAGAAGAAGGTTACAGAGTCATTCTCATAAACTCCAATCCTGCAACCATAATGACAGACCCTGA
Protein-coding regions in this window:
- a CDS encoding deoxyhypusine synthase, with protein sequence MATKKDFLKETIQHIDIKKHNVVPLVDDMKDMAFSSRDLAKAAEYYDMMLSDPNCSVMLCLAGSLFSAGLKNVVVDMVRNNMVDAIVSTGAIMVDQDFFEGLGFKHYKGNQFADDNVLRELMIDRIYDTYIDEEDLRECDMIIGNLCDTLERRPYSSREFIWHMGEYLSKNGKNKDSVVLAAYEHNVPIFVPAFSDCSAGFGLVHHQFHNPDSHVSIDSAKDFLELTKLKLDAFETGLYMIGGGVPKNFAQDTVVAAEILGKDVPMHKYAIQVTVADDRDGALSGSTLKEASSWGKVDMTYEQMVYCEATIAMPLISGYAYHKGNWKNRKKREFSKMFQNESVNA
- a CDS encoding T9SS type A sorting domain-containing protein, with translation MKKLLLILIVVIVSGTGYAQNKKVLFEEFTNASCGPCAASNPTLRAYMESKGDSIIGIKYHTNFPGFDPMYNANPTQVEQRRGGYYSDVNAVPWLKGDGNCFADIWPFNQTNLDNAFNTRKAITPQVLITVIDQRIAGDTIRATVTINIPSNLPAGDYKLRVMATQKYIQYVTPPGSNGEMYFPHVFLLGLPDMTGTTLPTSAGTHQFIFKYKRQASWIDSLVSTVAFVQNDASGQKEVLNVGEGADNPTGIVNTSTEVPASFKLHQNYPNPFNPSTSIKFEVPVTGHVKLKVYNSLGKEVATLINENLIAGTYDFDFNASNLASGVYIYKLESNNFSDVKKMMLLK
- the ppk1 gene encoding polyphosphate kinase 1, yielding MQKRKEFFFNRELSWIEFNRRVLEEAQDITNPLLERVKFLSIFSNNLDEFFMIRVSGLKRQIVSDVNELSVDGMSAQEQITEIWNKLVPLVDEQYKTFNEVITPQLRENNINIFKYDELIESDKLAVNEYFDKELFPILTPLAIDNVHPFPNLVNRSLALAIILDDPTTDENEEKVCVIQIPSNIPRFYKINTLEGYQYISTEEIIRANVNKLFPGMHSTDCFSFRITRNADLELEEEEADDLLKLIEEEVKKRRLGILIRLEVDKKMPDKLLNFLVNLLKVKEYEIYKMDGLMNLADLMELYKIDLRNLKYEGFTPRISSYFREAEDDFFKAISQRDILLHHPFYSFSSVSEFVAQAAEDPNVYAIKLTLYRTSGDSPIIKSLIEAAENGKQVTAVVELKARFDEENNIIWARALEKAGVHVVYGLVGLKTHCKLALVVRKEEGGMRRYLHMGTGNYNPATSKIYTDFGLFTCNESFGKDASNLFNYLTGYSKQLNFEKFIVAPVFLRKKLLSLIDKEIASHKEYGNGRIIVKNNALMDNDIILKLYEASKAGVKIDMIVRGICSLKPNIEGLSENIMVQSIVGRFLEHSRAYYFNNNGNSSVYLGSADWMERNFDRRVEVLFPIEDKGIKEDIIEILELYLSDNVKSRVLLPDGSYIRKRRNASDQKINIQEYFLKKVKSKHEKEIKEEVRKKVMEHDALKIKIYD